The segment TCGAGCACGAGGACCCGGTGCCCGGCGAGGAGCATGCGGGCGAGGGCGATGCGCTGGCGCTCGCCGCCCGAGAGCACGGCCCCGCCCTCACCGAGGACGGTGTCGAGACCGTCGGGCCAGGACGCGACGGTGTCGGCGAGCCGCACCCGACCGAGGGTGCGCCAGACGAGGTCGTCGCCGGCGGCGGGGTCGGCGACGCGCAGGTTCTCGCGCATGGTCGTGTCGAACAGCACGGCGTCCTGCTGCATCCAGCCGACGACGCCGCGCACCTGCTCCCGCGTGAGGTCGAGCAGGTCCGCACCGCCCAGACGCACCGTCCCGGCACGAGGCTCGACGAGGCGCGAGAGCGTGGCCGCGAGCGTGCTCTTGCCGACCCCGCTCGGTCCGGTGACCACCAGCACCCCGCCCTCCCCGACGTGGGTCATGACCCCGCGGACGAGGTCACGGTCCCAGCCGAGCGTCACGTCCTGCAGCTCGAGGTCGAAGCCCACGGGCGCCGCGTCCGCGACGGGAGCCGGCATCGGGTCCGTGGCGCCCTCGAGCGCGGCGAGGCGTGCGCGAGCGGCGGCGACGCGCGGGCGGAGGCGCTCGGCCTCGGCCACGGCGTCGAGCACGTCGACCAGCCCGATGGGTGCGAGCACCAGCACGCCGACGAGGGGTCCGGCGAGGCCGGCGTCGGCCGTGACCAGCGCCGTGGCGAGAACGCACGCAGCGCCGCCGAGCAGCACCACCAGCGAGCCCACACCACCGGCCCAGGCACGTCGACGGTCCTGCAGGGCGAGCGCGTCGACCGCCGCGTGCACGGTGGCGTCGCGTCCCCGCGCGGACCCGTAGGCGACCAGGTCCGGTGCGGCCAGCACCAGCTCGGTGACGTTCCCGGCCACCGACGTCGCTGCGTCCGACCCCGACCCCGACCCCGTGCCGCCGTCGGCGAGCCGAGGGACGAGGACCCGCGCGACGAGCAGCACCCCACCGGCGTACAGAGCCAGCGCCAGCCCGGCGGCCGGGAGGACGACGGACACCACCCCCACGGTCACCGCCGATGCCACCACGGCCGAGATCCACGGCAGCCGCAGGCGCAGCAGGCCGTCCTGCACGGTCTCGACGTCGGAGACGACGGTGCGCACGACGTCGCCTCGGCGCATCGCACCGGCGGCGGGCATCGTGCGTGCCAAGGCACGGTAGGCCTGCACCCGGTCGTCGATCCCGCGGGCGAGGGCAGCGTCGTGCGTGAGGAGCCGCTCGGCGTAGCGCAGCGCCGCCCGGGCCACGCCGAACATGCGCACCGACGTGATGGCGACGATGAGGTAGAGGACCGGCGGCTGCTCGGCGGCCCGCACCACGAGCCACCCGGAGGTGAGCAGCAGGCCGAGGGAGCTCAGCTGTGCCGCCACGCCGAGGCTCGCCCCGAGACCCAGGTGCCCCCGGGGCGAGGCGATGAGCCTGCGCACCACGTTCACGAGCGGACCACCGTCGCGGACTCGGCGCTCGCCACGGTGACCCGCAGCTCGCGCGAGGCGGCGGCCACGGTCTCGGCGCGGTGCGCGACCACGACGACGGTGACGTCGCCGGTCTCCTGGAGCCGGCAGAGCGTGCCGAGCACGGTGCTCTCGCGGTG is part of the Aeromicrobium sp. Leaf245 genome and harbors:
- the cydC gene encoding thiol reductant ABC exporter subunit CydC, translating into MVRRLIASPRGHLGLGASLGVAAQLSSLGLLLTSGWLVVRAAEQPPVLYLIVAITSVRMFGVARAALRYAERLLTHDAALARGIDDRVQAYRALARTMPAAGAMRRGDVVRTVVSDVETVQDGLLRLRLPWISAVVASAVTVGVVSVVLPAAGLALALYAGGVLLVARVLVPRLADGGTGSGSGSDAATSVAGNVTELVLAAPDLVAYGSARGRDATVHAAVDALALQDRRRAWAGGVGSLVVLLGGAACVLATALVTADAGLAGPLVGVLVLAPIGLVDVLDAVAEAERLRPRVAAARARLAALEGATDPMPAPVADAAPVGFDLELQDVTLGWDRDLVRGVMTHVGEGGVLVVTGPSGVGKSTLAATLSRLVEPRAGTVRLGGADLLDLTREQVRGVVGWMQQDAVLFDTTMRENLRVADPAAGDDLVWRTLGRVRLADTVASWPDGLDTVLGEGGAVLSGGERQRIALARMLLAGHRVLVLDEPTEHLDAPTARALLDDVDALAPEHTLVIVSHAPEVVARYDHRLDLGASLAPVGGASRVGG